The following proteins are encoded in a genomic region of Nicotiana sylvestris chromosome 4, ASM39365v2, whole genome shotgun sequence:
- the LOC104236887 gene encoding UPF0481 protein At3g47200-like isoform X1, translating into MASRYTLFEESYLREMAQHIEITPLLDQTPPNEASKNESPARPRLLKPSPTAATSFFAFAVASHQVIQEGGKADYIIEIRTADQTNESTNQVFDEGSSTIFKVNVGLCESNPDAYIPKLISIGPYHKKNPRLRSMEKYKLRYQQRFLQRKAWRDVEYYISEMEKLKDEALKCYDDIGDLESDIISKFSDLLLLDGCFVVEYIREFYEGVPEGEDKIIDAAWMESLVDRDLLLLENQLPFFILAKLHEMTKDPTDAPFIQMVKYNFGSSLPKVTPKFINATDDDDAEEIKHLLQVVHMCCCPSEMNTGLTRNSRKKKGSSKKSCNWNPLRIGKSKKKFKTKDGDLWHDRMRSATELDEAGIRFSNVGKIYRKLNKNNKEDAISLFDIKFNNGLLEIPCFEVVNSTETILRNLIAYEQHSSDVHPKYFTDYVIFMDHLINSGKDVNLLRLNGIIRNRIGDDEEVAIMFNKLGEGVIPSTDFFYKVECRKVIEHCEKPWNENMASLRHNYLNSPWAKISTAAAIILLLLTVAQTVLALISTLK; encoded by the exons ATGGCTTCTCGATATACACTG TTTGAAGAAAGTTATCTAAGAGAGATGGCACAGCATATTGAGATTACCCCACTGCTTGATCAAACTCCTCCAAATGAAGCTAGTAAAAATGAG TCGCCAGCTCGCCCGCGGTTGCTAAAGCCTTCACCCACTGCCGCTACTTCTTTCTTCGCCTTTGCCGTCGCCAGTCATCAAGTG ATACAAGAAGGTGGGAAAGCGGATTATATAATCGAGATAAGGACAGCAGATCAAACAAATGAATCAACAAATCAAGTCTTTGATGAAGGATCATCTACCATATTTAAAGTAAATGTGGGGCTATGTGAATCAAATCCAGATGCTTATATCCCAAAGTTGATCTCCATTGGTCCTTACCATAAAAAGAATCCGAGACTTCGCTCGATGGAAAAATATAAACTGCGTTACCAACAACGATTTCTGCAGAGGAAAGCATGGAGAGATGTGGAGTATTACATTAGTGAAATGGAGAAACTAAAGGATGAAGCACTAAAGTGTTACGATGATATAGGGGACCTTGAAAGTGATATTATTAGCAAATTTTCAGATTTGCTGTTACTTGATGGCTGCTTCGTGGTTGAGTATATCCGAGAGTTTTACGAAGGGGTGCCAGAAGGAGAAGACAAGATTATCGACGCGGCTTGGATGGAATCTCTAGTAGATCGTGACTTATTGTTACTAGAAAACCAACTTCCTTTCTTTATCCTCGCCAAACTTCACGAGATGACTAAGGATCCTACAGACGCCCCATTTATACAGATGGTGAAATACAACTTTGGTAGTAGTTTACCAAAAGTGACTCCTAAATTCATAAATGCaactgatgatgatgatgccgaAGAAATCAAACATTTACTTCAAGTAGTACACATGTGTTGTTGCCCTTCAGAGATGAACACTGGCCTAACTAGGAATAgcagaaagaaaaaaggaagtaGCAAGAAAAGCTGTAACTGGAATCCTTTGCGAATTGGTAAGTCCAAAAAGAAGTTTAAAACTAAGGACGGCGACTTATGGCACGATCGCATGCGAAGTGCAACAGAACTTGATGAAGCTGGAATTCGCTTCTCAAATGTTGGGAAAATTTATAGAAAGTTGAACAAAAACAACAAAGAGGATGCTATAAGTTTATTTGATATCAAATTCAATAACGGATTGCTTGAAATCCCTTGTTTTGAGGTCGTTAATAGTACAGAGACTATTCTGAGAAATCTCATTGCCTACGAACAACACTCATCTGATGTGCATCCGAAATATTTCACGGATTATGTAATCTTTATGGACCATCTTATTAACTCAGGCAAAGATGTGAATTTGCTTCGGTTGAACGGAATTATCAGAAATAGGATAGGAGATGACGAAGAAGTGGCTATCATGTTCAACAAACTAGGAGAAGGTGTCATCCCTTCAACTGATTTCTTTTACAAAGTGGAATGCAGAAAAGTGATTGAGCATTGTGAAAAACCATGGAATGAAAACATGGCAAGTTTGAGGCATAATTATCTTAATAGCCCTTGGGCGAAAATTTCAACTGCGGCAGCCATCATTCTCCTTCTGCTTACAGTTGCACAAACAGTTCTAGCTCTCATCAGTACTTTAAAGTAG
- the LOC104236887 gene encoding UPF0481 protein At3g47200-like isoform X3, whose product MASRYTLSPARPRLLKPSPTAATSFFAFAVASHQVIQEGGKADYIIEIRTADQTNESTNQVFDEGSSTIFKVNVGLCESNPDAYIPKLISIGPYHKKNPRLRSMEKYKLRYQQRFLQRKAWRDVEYYISEMEKLKDEALKCYDDIGDLESDIISKFSDLLLLDGCFVVEYIREFYEGVPEGEDKIIDAAWMESLVDRDLLLLENQLPFFILAKLHEMTKDPTDAPFIQMVKYNFGSSLPKVTPKFINATDDDDAEEIKHLLQVVHMCCCPSEMNTGLTRNSRKKKGSSKKSCNWNPLRIGKSKKKFKTKDGDLWHDRMRSATELDEAGIRFSNVGKIYRKLNKNNKEDAISLFDIKFNNGLLEIPCFEVVNSTETILRNLIAYEQHSSDVHPKYFTDYVIFMDHLINSGKDVNLLRLNGIIRNRIGDDEEVAIMFNKLGEGVIPSTDFFYKVECRKVIEHCEKPWNENMASLRHNYLNSPWAKISTAAAIILLLLTVAQTVLALISTLK is encoded by the exons ATGGCTTCTCGATATACACTG TCGCCAGCTCGCCCGCGGTTGCTAAAGCCTTCACCCACTGCCGCTACTTCTTTCTTCGCCTTTGCCGTCGCCAGTCATCAAGTG ATACAAGAAGGTGGGAAAGCGGATTATATAATCGAGATAAGGACAGCAGATCAAACAAATGAATCAACAAATCAAGTCTTTGATGAAGGATCATCTACCATATTTAAAGTAAATGTGGGGCTATGTGAATCAAATCCAGATGCTTATATCCCAAAGTTGATCTCCATTGGTCCTTACCATAAAAAGAATCCGAGACTTCGCTCGATGGAAAAATATAAACTGCGTTACCAACAACGATTTCTGCAGAGGAAAGCATGGAGAGATGTGGAGTATTACATTAGTGAAATGGAGAAACTAAAGGATGAAGCACTAAAGTGTTACGATGATATAGGGGACCTTGAAAGTGATATTATTAGCAAATTTTCAGATTTGCTGTTACTTGATGGCTGCTTCGTGGTTGAGTATATCCGAGAGTTTTACGAAGGGGTGCCAGAAGGAGAAGACAAGATTATCGACGCGGCTTGGATGGAATCTCTAGTAGATCGTGACTTATTGTTACTAGAAAACCAACTTCCTTTCTTTATCCTCGCCAAACTTCACGAGATGACTAAGGATCCTACAGACGCCCCATTTATACAGATGGTGAAATACAACTTTGGTAGTAGTTTACCAAAAGTGACTCCTAAATTCATAAATGCaactgatgatgatgatgccgaAGAAATCAAACATTTACTTCAAGTAGTACACATGTGTTGTTGCCCTTCAGAGATGAACACTGGCCTAACTAGGAATAgcagaaagaaaaaaggaagtaGCAAGAAAAGCTGTAACTGGAATCCTTTGCGAATTGGTAAGTCCAAAAAGAAGTTTAAAACTAAGGACGGCGACTTATGGCACGATCGCATGCGAAGTGCAACAGAACTTGATGAAGCTGGAATTCGCTTCTCAAATGTTGGGAAAATTTATAGAAAGTTGAACAAAAACAACAAAGAGGATGCTATAAGTTTATTTGATATCAAATTCAATAACGGATTGCTTGAAATCCCTTGTTTTGAGGTCGTTAATAGTACAGAGACTATTCTGAGAAATCTCATTGCCTACGAACAACACTCATCTGATGTGCATCCGAAATATTTCACGGATTATGTAATCTTTATGGACCATCTTATTAACTCAGGCAAAGATGTGAATTTGCTTCGGTTGAACGGAATTATCAGAAATAGGATAGGAGATGACGAAGAAGTGGCTATCATGTTCAACAAACTAGGAGAAGGTGTCATCCCTTCAACTGATTTCTTTTACAAAGTGGAATGCAGAAAAGTGATTGAGCATTGTGAAAAACCATGGAATGAAAACATGGCAAGTTTGAGGCATAATTATCTTAATAGCCCTTGGGCGAAAATTTCAACTGCGGCAGCCATCATTCTCCTTCTGCTTACAGTTGCACAAACAGTTCTAGCTCTCATCAGTACTTTAAAGTAG
- the LOC104236887 gene encoding UPF0481 protein At3g47200-like isoform X2, which translates to MAQHIEITPLLDQTPPNEASKNESPARPRLLKPSPTAATSFFAFAVASHQVIQEGGKADYIIEIRTADQTNESTNQVFDEGSSTIFKVNVGLCESNPDAYIPKLISIGPYHKKNPRLRSMEKYKLRYQQRFLQRKAWRDVEYYISEMEKLKDEALKCYDDIGDLESDIISKFSDLLLLDGCFVVEYIREFYEGVPEGEDKIIDAAWMESLVDRDLLLLENQLPFFILAKLHEMTKDPTDAPFIQMVKYNFGSSLPKVTPKFINATDDDDAEEIKHLLQVVHMCCCPSEMNTGLTRNSRKKKGSSKKSCNWNPLRIGKSKKKFKTKDGDLWHDRMRSATELDEAGIRFSNVGKIYRKLNKNNKEDAISLFDIKFNNGLLEIPCFEVVNSTETILRNLIAYEQHSSDVHPKYFTDYVIFMDHLINSGKDVNLLRLNGIIRNRIGDDEEVAIMFNKLGEGVIPSTDFFYKVECRKVIEHCEKPWNENMASLRHNYLNSPWAKISTAAAIILLLLTVAQTVLALISTLK; encoded by the exons ATGGCACAGCATATTGAGATTACCCCACTGCTTGATCAAACTCCTCCAAATGAAGCTAGTAAAAATGAG TCGCCAGCTCGCCCGCGGTTGCTAAAGCCTTCACCCACTGCCGCTACTTCTTTCTTCGCCTTTGCCGTCGCCAGTCATCAAGTG ATACAAGAAGGTGGGAAAGCGGATTATATAATCGAGATAAGGACAGCAGATCAAACAAATGAATCAACAAATCAAGTCTTTGATGAAGGATCATCTACCATATTTAAAGTAAATGTGGGGCTATGTGAATCAAATCCAGATGCTTATATCCCAAAGTTGATCTCCATTGGTCCTTACCATAAAAAGAATCCGAGACTTCGCTCGATGGAAAAATATAAACTGCGTTACCAACAACGATTTCTGCAGAGGAAAGCATGGAGAGATGTGGAGTATTACATTAGTGAAATGGAGAAACTAAAGGATGAAGCACTAAAGTGTTACGATGATATAGGGGACCTTGAAAGTGATATTATTAGCAAATTTTCAGATTTGCTGTTACTTGATGGCTGCTTCGTGGTTGAGTATATCCGAGAGTTTTACGAAGGGGTGCCAGAAGGAGAAGACAAGATTATCGACGCGGCTTGGATGGAATCTCTAGTAGATCGTGACTTATTGTTACTAGAAAACCAACTTCCTTTCTTTATCCTCGCCAAACTTCACGAGATGACTAAGGATCCTACAGACGCCCCATTTATACAGATGGTGAAATACAACTTTGGTAGTAGTTTACCAAAAGTGACTCCTAAATTCATAAATGCaactgatgatgatgatgccgaAGAAATCAAACATTTACTTCAAGTAGTACACATGTGTTGTTGCCCTTCAGAGATGAACACTGGCCTAACTAGGAATAgcagaaagaaaaaaggaagtaGCAAGAAAAGCTGTAACTGGAATCCTTTGCGAATTGGTAAGTCCAAAAAGAAGTTTAAAACTAAGGACGGCGACTTATGGCACGATCGCATGCGAAGTGCAACAGAACTTGATGAAGCTGGAATTCGCTTCTCAAATGTTGGGAAAATTTATAGAAAGTTGAACAAAAACAACAAAGAGGATGCTATAAGTTTATTTGATATCAAATTCAATAACGGATTGCTTGAAATCCCTTGTTTTGAGGTCGTTAATAGTACAGAGACTATTCTGAGAAATCTCATTGCCTACGAACAACACTCATCTGATGTGCATCCGAAATATTTCACGGATTATGTAATCTTTATGGACCATCTTATTAACTCAGGCAAAGATGTGAATTTGCTTCGGTTGAACGGAATTATCAGAAATAGGATAGGAGATGACGAAGAAGTGGCTATCATGTTCAACAAACTAGGAGAAGGTGTCATCCCTTCAACTGATTTCTTTTACAAAGTGGAATGCAGAAAAGTGATTGAGCATTGTGAAAAACCATGGAATGAAAACATGGCAAGTTTGAGGCATAATTATCTTAATAGCCCTTGGGCGAAAATTTCAACTGCGGCAGCCATCATTCTCCTTCTGCTTACAGTTGCACAAACAGTTCTAGCTCTCATCAGTACTTTAAAGTAG